In Apodemus sylvaticus chromosome 8, mApoSyl1.1, whole genome shotgun sequence, one genomic interval encodes:
- the LOC127691126 gene encoding putative mitochondrial import inner membrane translocase subunit Tim8 A-B, with amino-acid sequence MESAWSSLGGSLGSTDPQLQRFMEVEVQKQRAQLLVHHMTELCWEKCMDKPGPKLDGRAELCLVNCVERFIDTSQFILNRLEQTQKARPFFSERLSY; translated from the coding sequence ATGGAGTCCGCCTGGTCTTCCCTGGGTGGCAGCCTGGGATCTACAGACCCACAGCTGCAGCGTTTCATGGAGGTGGAGGTGCAGAAGCAGCGGGCGCAGTTGCTCGTCCACCACATGACTGAGCTCTGCTGGGAGAAGTGCATGGACAAGCCCGGGCCCAAGCTGGACGGCCGGGCCGAGCTCTGCTTGGTGAACTGCGTCGAGCGCTTCATCGATACGAGCCAGTTTATCTTGAATCGACTGGAGCAGACCCAGAAGGCTAGACCATTCTTCTCAGAAAGACTTTCCTACTGA